In Oncorhynchus keta strain PuntledgeMale-10-30-2019 chromosome 19, Oket_V2, whole genome shotgun sequence, a single genomic region encodes these proteins:
- the LOC127909094 gene encoding uncharacterized protein LOC127909094 isoform X9, which produces MWTQGVKCSTGMLAHVDSRCQVFHRDAGPCGLKVSSVPQGCWPMWTQGVKCSTGMLAHVDSRCQVFHRDAGPCGLKVSSVPQGCWPMWTQQGVKCSTGMLAHVDSRCQVFHRDAGPCGLNKVSSVPQGCWPMWTQQGVKCSTGMLAHVDSRCQVFHRDAGLCGLNKVSSVPQGCWPMWTQGVKCSTGMLAHVDSRCQVFHRDAGPCGLKVSSVPQGCWPMWTQGVKCSTGMLAHVDSRCQVFHRDAGPCGLKVSSVPQGCWPMWTQGVKCSTGMLAYVDSTRCQVFHRDAGLCGLNKVSSVPQGCWPMWTQQGVKCSTGMLAHVDSTRCQVFHRDAGPCGLNKVSSVPQGCWPMWTQQGVKCSTGMLAHVDSTRCQVFHRDAGPCGLKVSSVPQGCWPMWTQGVKCSTGMLAHVDSRCQVFHRDAGPCGLNKVSSVPQGCWPMWTQQGVKCSTGMLAHVDSRCQVFHRDAGPCGLNKVSSVPQGCWPMWTQGVKCSTGMLAHVDSTRCQVFHRDAGLCGLQCFPQLSSRLDVFWLGDYSRGSVEHEEPSSGAVLDTQPGAPGTYSRTPFKGHLNINPLNGTHIISRFKQTLTSPLQPVI; this is translated from the exons atgtggactcaag gtgtcaagtgttccacagggatgctggcccatgtggactcaaggtgtcaagtgttccacagggatgctggcccatgtggactcaaggtgtcaagtgttccacagggatgctggcccatgtggactcaaggtgtcaagtgttccacagggatgctggcccatgtggactcaaggtgtcaagtgttccacagggatgctggcccatgtggactcaaggtgtcaagtgttccacagggatgctggcctatgtggactcaacaaggtgtcaagtgttccacagggatgctggcccatgtggactcaaggtgtcaagtgttccacagggatgctggcccatgtggactcaacaaggtgtcaagtgttccacagggatgctggcctatgtggactcaacaaggtgtcaagtgttccacagggatgctggcccatgtggactcaaggtgtcaagtgttccacagggatgctggcctatgtggactcaacaaggtgtcaagtgttccacagggatgctggcccatgtggactcaaggtgtcaagtgttccacagggatgctggcccatgtggactcaag gtgtcaagtgttccacagggatgctggcccatgtggactcaaggtgtcaagtgttccacagggatgctggcccatgtggactcaag gtgtcaagtgttccacagggatgctggcccatgtggactcaaggtgtcaagtgttccacagggatgctggcccatgtggactcaag gtgtcaagtgttccacagggatgctggcccatgtggactcaaggtgtcaagtgttccacagggatgctggcctatgtggactcaacaaggtgtcaagtgttccacagggatgctggcctatgtggactcaacaaggtgtcaagtgttccacagggatgctggcccatgtggactcaacaaggtgtcaagtgttccacagggatgctggcccatgtggactcaacaaggtgtcaagtgttccacagggatgctggcccatgtggactcaacaaggtgtcaagtgttccacagggatgctggcccatgtggactcaacaaggtgtcaagtgttccacagggatgctggcccatgtggactcaacaaggtgtcaagtgttccacagggatgctggcccatgtggactcaaggtgtcaagtgttccacagggatgctggcccatgtggactcaaggtgtcaagtgttccacagggatgctggcccatgtggactcaaggtgtcaagtgttccacagggatgctggcccatgtggactcaacaaggtgtcaagtgttccacagggatgctggcctatgtggactcaacaaggtgtcaagtgttccacagggatgctggcccatgtggactcaaggtgtcaagtgttccacagggatgctggcccatgtggactcaacaag gtgtcaagtgttccacagggatgctggcccatgtggactcaaggtgtcaagtgttccacagggatgctggcccatgtggactcaacaaggtgtcaagtgttccacagggatgctggcctatgtggactccaatgcttcccacagttatcAAGtcggctggatgtcttttggctGGGGGATTATTCTCGGGGAAGTGTTGAACATGAAGAACCCAGCAGTGGTGCAGTTCTGGACACTCAacccggtgcgcctggcacctacagcCGTACCCCTTTCAAAGGACACTTAAATAttaaccctctgaatggcacacacataaTCTCAAGGTTTAAACAAACTTTGACCTCTCCGCTTCAACCTGtcatttga
- the LOC127909094 gene encoding uncharacterized protein LOC127909094 isoform X7, translating to MWTQGVKCSTGMLAHVDSRCQVFHRDAGPCGLKVSSVPQGCWPMWTQGVKCSTGMLAHVDSRCQVFHRDAGLCGLNKVSSVPQGCWPMWTQGVKCSTGMLAHVDSTRCQVFHRDAGLCGLNKVSSVPQGCWPMWTQGVKCSTGMLAYVDSTRCQVFHRDAGPCGLKVSSVPQGCWPMWTQGVKCSTGMLAHVDSRCQVFHRDAGPCGLKVSSVPQGCWPMWTQGVKCSTGMLAHVDSRCQVFHRDAGPCGLKVSSVPQGCWPMWTQQGVKCSTGMLAYVDSTRCQVFHRDAGPCGLNKVSSVPQGCWPMWTQQGVKCSTGMLAHVDSTRCQVFHRDAGPCGLNKVSSVPQGCWPMWTQQGVKCSTGMLAHVDSRCQVFHRDAGPCGLKVSSVPQGCWPMWTQGVKCSTGMLAYVDSTRCQVFHRDAGPCGLKVSSVPQGCWPMWTQQGVKCSTGMLAHVDSTRCQVFHRDAGPCGLKVSSVPQGCWPMWTQGVKCSTGMLAHVDSTRCQVFHRDAGLCGLQCFPQLSSRLDVFWLGDYSRGSVEHEEPSSGAVLDTQPGAPGTYSRTPFKGHLNINPLNGTHIISRFKQTLTSPLQPVI from the exons atgtggactcaaggtgtcaagtgttccacagggatgctggcccatgtggactcaaggtgtcaagtgttccacagggatgctggcccatgtggactcaaggtgtcaagtgttccacagggatgctggcccatgtggactcaaggtgtcaagtgttccacagggatgctggcccatgtggactcaaggtgtcaagtgttccacagggatgctggcctatgtggactcaacaaggtgtcaagtgttccacagggatgctggcccatgtggactcaaggtgtcaagtgttccacagggatgctggcccatgtggactcaacaaggtgtcaagtgttccacagggatgctggcctatgtggactcaacaaggtgtcaagtgttccacagggatgctggcccatgtggactcaaggtgtcaagtgttccacagggatgctggcctatgtggactcaacaaggtgtcaagtgttccacagggatgctggcccatgtggactcaaggtgtcaagtgttccacagggatgctggcccatgtggactcaag gtgtcaagtgttccacagggatgctggcccatgtggactcaaggtgtcaagtgttccacagggatgctggcccatgtggactcaag gtgtcaagtgttccacagggatgctggcccatgtggactcaaggtgtcaagtgttccacagggatgctggcccatgtggactcaag gtgtcaagtgttccacagggatgctggcccatgtggactcaaggtgtcaagtgttccacagggatgctggcctatgtggactcaacaaggtgtcaagtgttccacagggatgctggcctatgtggactcaacaaggtgtcaagtgttccacagggatgctggcccatgtggactcaacaaggtgtcaagtgttccacagggatgctggcccatgtggactcaacaaggtgtcaagtgttccacagggatgctggcccatgtggactcaacaaggtgtcaagtgttccacagggatgctggcccatgtggactcaacaaggtgtcaagtgttccacagggatgctggcccatgtggactcaacaaggtgtcaagtgttccacagggatgctggcccatgtggactcaaggtgtcaagtgttccacagggatgctggcccatgtggactcaaggtgtcaagtgttccacagggatgctggcccatgtggactcaag gtgtcaagtgttccacagggatgctggcctatgtggactcaacaaggtgtcaagtgttccacagggatgctggcccatgtggactcaaggtgtcaagtgttccacagggatgctggcccatgtggactcaacaaggtgtcaagtgttccacagggatgctggcccatgtggactcaacaaggtgtcaagtgttccacagggatgctggcccatgtggactcaaggtgtcaagtgttccacagggatgctggcccatgtggactcaaggtgtcaagtgttccacagggatgctggcccatgtggactcaacaaggtgtcaagtgttccacagggatgctggcctatgtggactccaatgcttcccacagttatcAAGtcggctggatgtcttttggctGGGGGATTATTCTCGGGGAAGTGTTGAACATGAAGAACCCAGCAGTGGTGCAGTTCTGGACACTCAacccggtgcgcctggcacctacagcCGTACCCCTTTCAAAGGACACTTAAATAttaaccctctgaatggcacacacataaTCTCAAGGTTTAAACAAACTTTGACCTCTCCGCTTCAACCTGtcatttga